From Panicum hallii strain FIL2 chromosome 2, PHallii_v3.1, whole genome shotgun sequence, a single genomic window includes:
- the LOC112879646 gene encoding uncharacterized protein LOC112879646 isoform X5 — MEMGASRKSSHVTTKDSAETARDIISTSSQIQSMKVPDAVAAIAQAAAKANGETEKYLPGWPLFSPPKVQLDKCTKCSREFCSSINFRRHTRVHRRTLKVDKDFPKNRDHLAAFWNKLTVDEASTVLSLSNVVVEGVTGSSILTTLSSWMCKPGYASLPMAYARAGSELLDLIQTKVSMQLPVSSNELFSVLDEASEKTFLCTNTAACIQKFLFDGEANKIATELKNVVACASYMLEQKLQQVEAWCADKAAEALRCQKLLVEEEEAAQKRQAELMERKRMKKLRQKEQRLKDLKDENVTIQLPEIMDDTACSPGIQSFKTISDPDLYEQEKSQYIEFPAPVTSETGNGFNVDLSVEDVSCDSAPEMDKGVVLRKQVISRHHLGKTEKLAENSFVSGSAVASKQAALARPSTYRDANVCCSPNRNKTWARKVPAEIGNQCPKHGLDVDDEHNMAPSKNSRVLIGSISVAIEDGSEHLNDSRSKNDPAPPSSKIVKHASVNVVRLVNHKENRNEGISNSDGNSAPADGNRSCFSSMTDESSHSTCRSADFTEGEHLRRTMFSRWKEAIAADHVKLVLCHDK; from the exons ATGGAGATGGGTGCATCTAGAAAATCCAGTCATGTTACCACCAAGGACAGTGCAGAAACAGCAAGGGACATCATCTCCACGTCCAGCCAAATCCAATCCATGAAGGTCCCGGACGCGGTTGCCGCGATTGCCCAGGCTGCTGCAAAGGCAAATGGTGAGACTGAAAAAT ATCTTCCAGGCTGGCCATTATTCTCGCCTCCAAAGGTGCAGCTGGACAAGTGTACCAAGTGTTCGAGAGAATTCTGTTCTTCAATCAACTTTCGGCGGCATACACGTGTTCATCGCCGAACCCTCAAAGTAGACAAG GATTTTCCCAAGAATAGAGACCATCTTGCCGCATTCTGGAACAAA CTGACTGTGGATGAGGCCAGCACAGTTTTGTCTTTGTCCAACGTTGTTGTAGAG GGTGTCACCGGTTCATCAATTTTAACAACACTATCATCATGGATGTGTAAGCCAGGGTACGCTTCATTGCCAATGGCATATGCAAGAGCTGGCAGTGAGCTTCTG GATTTGATTCAAACAAAGGTTTCAATGCAGTTGCCTGTGTCATCGAATGAACTATTTAGTGTTCTCGATGAAGCAAGTGAGAAAACATTTCTTTGCACAAACACAGCTGCTTGTATACAAAAGTTTTTGTTTGATGGAGAGGCAAACAAAATTGCAACTGAGTTGAAAAATGTTGTTGCATGCGCTAGTTACATGCTCGAACAAAAGCTG CAACAGGTTGAAGCATGGTGTGCTGATAAGGCTGCTGAAGCATTAAGATGCCAGAAGTTGCTggtggaggaagaggaagctgCTCAGAAAAG GCAAGCCGAACTGATGGAAAGGAAGCGAATGAAGAAACTTAGGCAGAAAGAACAGAGGTTAAAAGACCTCAAGGACGAGAATGTGACGATTCAGTTACCTGAAATCATGGATGACACAGCATGTTCTCCTGGCATTCAAAGTTTCAAGACTATTTCAGATCCTGACCTTTATGAGCAAGAAAAGTCACAATATATTGAATTTCCAGCACCAGTTACTTCAGAAACTGGCAATGGGTTTAATGTGGACCTATCGGTAGAAGATGTCAGCTGTGACTCAGCGCCTGAAATGGATAAAGGTGTTGTGTTAAGGAAACAAGTTATTTCAAGGCATCATTTAGGCAAAACAGAGAAACTTGCTGAAAATAGCTTTGTGTCTGGTTCCGCAGTTGCTTCAAAGCAAGCAGCTTTAGCGAGACCTTCAACTTACAGGGATGCAAATGTCTGTTGCTCGCCAAATAGAAACAAAACTTGGGCACGGAAAGTGCCAGCTGAGATTGGAAACCAGTGTCCAAAACATGGGTTAGATGTAGATGATGAACACAACATGGCTCCTAGCAAAAACTCTCGTGTGCTAATAGGATCTATAAGTGTTGCAATTGAAGATGGTAGTGAACACTTGAATGACTCTCGTTCCAAGAATGACCCAGCCCCTCCCAGTTCCAAGATTGTGAAACATGCATCAGTCAATGTGGTGCGGCTGGTTAACCATAAGGAAAACAGAAATGAAGGCATTTCTAATAGTGATGGCAATAGTGCGCCAGCTGACGGGAACCGTTCTTGCTTCAGTAGTATGACAGATGAAAGCAGTCATTCAACCTGCCGCAGTGCAGATTTCACAGAGGGTGAACATTTACGACGAACCATGTTTTCCA GGTGGAAAGAAGCAATTGCAGCTGATCATGTGAAACTTGTTTTGTGTCATGACAAGTGA
- the LOC112879646 gene encoding uncharacterized protein LOC112879646 isoform X4: protein MEMGASRKSSHVTTKDSAETARDIISTSSQIQSMKVPDAVAAIAQAAAKANDLPGWPLFSPPKVQLDKCTKCSREFCSSINFRRHTRVHRRTLKVDKDFPKNRDHLAAFWNKLTVDEASTVLSLSNVVVEGVTGSSILTTLSSWMCKPGYASLPMAYARAGSELLDLIQTKVSMQLPVSSNELFSVLDEASEKTFLCTNTAACIQKFLFDGEANKIATELKNVVACASYMLEQKLVEAWCADKAAEALRCQKLLVEEEEAAQKRQAELMERKRMKKLRQKEQRLKDLKDENVTIQLPEIMDDTACSPGIQSFKTISDPDLYEQEKSQYIEFPAPVTSETGNGFNVDLSVEDVSCDSAPEMDKGVVLRKQVISRHHLGKTEKLAENSFVSGSAVASKQAALARPSTYRDANVCCSPNRNKTWARKVPAEIGNQCPKHGLDVDDEHNMAPSKNSRVLIGSISVAIEDGSEHLNDSRSKNDPAPPSSKIVKHASVNVVRLVNHKENRNEGISNSDGNSAPADGNRSCFSSMTDESSHSTCRSADFTEGEHLRRTMFSSKEATSFLSQRWKEAIAADHVKLVLCHDK, encoded by the exons ATGGAGATGGGTGCATCTAGAAAATCCAGTCATGTTACCACCAAGGACAGTGCAGAAACAGCAAGGGACATCATCTCCACGTCCAGCCAAATCCAATCCATGAAGGTCCCGGACGCGGTTGCCGCGATTGCCCAGGCTGCTGCAAAGGCAAATG ATCTTCCAGGCTGGCCATTATTCTCGCCTCCAAAGGTGCAGCTGGACAAGTGTACCAAGTGTTCGAGAGAATTCTGTTCTTCAATCAACTTTCGGCGGCATACACGTGTTCATCGCCGAACCCTCAAAGTAGACAAG GATTTTCCCAAGAATAGAGACCATCTTGCCGCATTCTGGAACAAA CTGACTGTGGATGAGGCCAGCACAGTTTTGTCTTTGTCCAACGTTGTTGTAGAG GGTGTCACCGGTTCATCAATTTTAACAACACTATCATCATGGATGTGTAAGCCAGGGTACGCTTCATTGCCAATGGCATATGCAAGAGCTGGCAGTGAGCTTCTG GATTTGATTCAAACAAAGGTTTCAATGCAGTTGCCTGTGTCATCGAATGAACTATTTAGTGTTCTCGATGAAGCAAGTGAGAAAACATTTCTTTGCACAAACACAGCTGCTTGTATACAAAAGTTTTTGTTTGATGGAGAGGCAAACAAAATTGCAACTGAGTTGAAAAATGTTGTTGCATGCGCTAGTTACATGCTCGAACAAAAGCTG GTTGAAGCATGGTGTGCTGATAAGGCTGCTGAAGCATTAAGATGCCAGAAGTTGCTggtggaggaagaggaagctgCTCAGAAAAG GCAAGCCGAACTGATGGAAAGGAAGCGAATGAAGAAACTTAGGCAGAAAGAACAGAGGTTAAAAGACCTCAAGGACGAGAATGTGACGATTCAGTTACCTGAAATCATGGATGACACAGCATGTTCTCCTGGCATTCAAAGTTTCAAGACTATTTCAGATCCTGACCTTTATGAGCAAGAAAAGTCACAATATATTGAATTTCCAGCACCAGTTACTTCAGAAACTGGCAATGGGTTTAATGTGGACCTATCGGTAGAAGATGTCAGCTGTGACTCAGCGCCTGAAATGGATAAAGGTGTTGTGTTAAGGAAACAAGTTATTTCAAGGCATCATTTAGGCAAAACAGAGAAACTTGCTGAAAATAGCTTTGTGTCTGGTTCCGCAGTTGCTTCAAAGCAAGCAGCTTTAGCGAGACCTTCAACTTACAGGGATGCAAATGTCTGTTGCTCGCCAAATAGAAACAAAACTTGGGCACGGAAAGTGCCAGCTGAGATTGGAAACCAGTGTCCAAAACATGGGTTAGATGTAGATGATGAACACAACATGGCTCCTAGCAAAAACTCTCGTGTGCTAATAGGATCTATAAGTGTTGCAATTGAAGATGGTAGTGAACACTTGAATGACTCTCGTTCCAAGAATGACCCAGCCCCTCCCAGTTCCAAGATTGTGAAACATGCATCAGTCAATGTGGTGCGGCTGGTTAACCATAAGGAAAACAGAAATGAAGGCATTTCTAATAGTGATGGCAATAGTGCGCCAGCTGACGGGAACCGTTCTTGCTTCAGTAGTATGACAGATGAAAGCAGTCATTCAACCTGCCGCAGTGCAGATTTCACAGAGGGTGAACATTTACGACGAACCATGTTTTCCAGTAAAGAAGCTACATCCTTCCTTTCTCAAA GGTGGAAAGAAGCAATTGCAGCTGATCATGTGAAACTTGTTTTGTGTCATGACAAGTGA
- the LOC112879646 gene encoding uncharacterized protein LOC112879646 isoform X6 — protein MYVLSKADLPGWPLFSPPKVQLDKCTKCSREFCSSINFRRHTRVHRRTLKVDKDFPKNRDHLAAFWNKLTVDEASTVLSLSNVVVEGVTGSSILTTLSSWMCKPGYASLPMAYARAGSELLDLIQTKVSMQLPVSSNELFSVLDEASEKTFLCTNTAACIQKFLFDGEANKIATELKNVVACASYMLEQKLQQVEAWCADKAAEALRCQKLLVEEEEAAQKRQAELMERKRMKKLRQKEQRLKDLKDENVTIQLPEIMDDTACSPGIQSFKTISDPDLYEQEKSQYIEFPAPVTSETGNGFNVDLSVEDVSCDSAPEMDKGVVLRKQVISRHHLGKTEKLAENSFVSGSAVASKQAALARPSTYRDANVCCSPNRNKTWARKVPAEIGNQCPKHGLDVDDEHNMAPSKNSRVLIGSISVAIEDGSEHLNDSRSKNDPAPPSSKIVKHASVNVVRLVNHKENRNEGISNSDGNSAPADGNRSCFSSMTDESSHSTCRSADFTEGEHLRRTMFSSKEATSFLSQRWKEAIAADHVKLVLCHDK, from the exons ATGTATGTCCTGTCGAAAGCAG ATCTTCCAGGCTGGCCATTATTCTCGCCTCCAAAGGTGCAGCTGGACAAGTGTACCAAGTGTTCGAGAGAATTCTGTTCTTCAATCAACTTTCGGCGGCATACACGTGTTCATCGCCGAACCCTCAAAGTAGACAAG GATTTTCCCAAGAATAGAGACCATCTTGCCGCATTCTGGAACAAA CTGACTGTGGATGAGGCCAGCACAGTTTTGTCTTTGTCCAACGTTGTTGTAGAG GGTGTCACCGGTTCATCAATTTTAACAACACTATCATCATGGATGTGTAAGCCAGGGTACGCTTCATTGCCAATGGCATATGCAAGAGCTGGCAGTGAGCTTCTG GATTTGATTCAAACAAAGGTTTCAATGCAGTTGCCTGTGTCATCGAATGAACTATTTAGTGTTCTCGATGAAGCAAGTGAGAAAACATTTCTTTGCACAAACACAGCTGCTTGTATACAAAAGTTTTTGTTTGATGGAGAGGCAAACAAAATTGCAACTGAGTTGAAAAATGTTGTTGCATGCGCTAGTTACATGCTCGAACAAAAGCTG CAACAGGTTGAAGCATGGTGTGCTGATAAGGCTGCTGAAGCATTAAGATGCCAGAAGTTGCTggtggaggaagaggaagctgCTCAGAAAAG GCAAGCCGAACTGATGGAAAGGAAGCGAATGAAGAAACTTAGGCAGAAAGAACAGAGGTTAAAAGACCTCAAGGACGAGAATGTGACGATTCAGTTACCTGAAATCATGGATGACACAGCATGTTCTCCTGGCATTCAAAGTTTCAAGACTATTTCAGATCCTGACCTTTATGAGCAAGAAAAGTCACAATATATTGAATTTCCAGCACCAGTTACTTCAGAAACTGGCAATGGGTTTAATGTGGACCTATCGGTAGAAGATGTCAGCTGTGACTCAGCGCCTGAAATGGATAAAGGTGTTGTGTTAAGGAAACAAGTTATTTCAAGGCATCATTTAGGCAAAACAGAGAAACTTGCTGAAAATAGCTTTGTGTCTGGTTCCGCAGTTGCTTCAAAGCAAGCAGCTTTAGCGAGACCTTCAACTTACAGGGATGCAAATGTCTGTTGCTCGCCAAATAGAAACAAAACTTGGGCACGGAAAGTGCCAGCTGAGATTGGAAACCAGTGTCCAAAACATGGGTTAGATGTAGATGATGAACACAACATGGCTCCTAGCAAAAACTCTCGTGTGCTAATAGGATCTATAAGTGTTGCAATTGAAGATGGTAGTGAACACTTGAATGACTCTCGTTCCAAGAATGACCCAGCCCCTCCCAGTTCCAAGATTGTGAAACATGCATCAGTCAATGTGGTGCGGCTGGTTAACCATAAGGAAAACAGAAATGAAGGCATTTCTAATAGTGATGGCAATAGTGCGCCAGCTGACGGGAACCGTTCTTGCTTCAGTAGTATGACAGATGAAAGCAGTCATTCAACCTGCCGCAGTGCAGATTTCACAGAGGGTGAACATTTACGACGAACCATGTTTTCCAGTAAAGAAGCTACATCCTTCCTTTCTCAAA GGTGGAAAGAAGCAATTGCAGCTGATCATGTGAAACTTGTTTTGTGTCATGACAAGTGA
- the LOC112879646 gene encoding uncharacterized protein LOC112879646 isoform X1: MEMGASRKSSHVTTKDSAETARDIISTSSQIQSMKVPDAVAAIAQAAAKANGETEKYLPGWPLFSPPKVQLDKCTKCSREFCSSINFRRHTRVHRRTLKVDKDFPKNRDHLAAFWNKLTVDEASTVLSLSNVVVEGVTGSSILTTLSSWMCKPGYASLPMAYARAGSELLDLIQTKVSMQLPVSSNELFSVLDEASEKTFLCTNTAACIQKFLFDGEANKIATELKNVVACASYMLEQKLQQVEAWCADKAAEALRCQKLLVEEEEAAQKRQAELMERKRMKKLRQKEQRLKDLKDENVTIQLPEIMDDTACSPGIQSFKTISDPDLYEQEKSQYIEFPAPVTSETGNGFNVDLSVEDVSCDSAPEMDKGVVLRKQVISRHHLGKTEKLAENSFVSGSAVASKQAALARPSTYRDANVCCSPNRNKTWARKVPAEIGNQCPKHGLDVDDEHNMAPSKNSRVLIGSISVAIEDGSEHLNDSRSKNDPAPPSSKIVKHASVNVVRLVNHKENRNEGISNSDGNSAPADGNRSCFSSMTDESSHSTCRSADFTEGEHLRRTMFSSKEATSFLSQRWKEAIAADHVKLVLCHDK, from the exons ATGGAGATGGGTGCATCTAGAAAATCCAGTCATGTTACCACCAAGGACAGTGCAGAAACAGCAAGGGACATCATCTCCACGTCCAGCCAAATCCAATCCATGAAGGTCCCGGACGCGGTTGCCGCGATTGCCCAGGCTGCTGCAAAGGCAAATGGTGAGACTGAAAAAT ATCTTCCAGGCTGGCCATTATTCTCGCCTCCAAAGGTGCAGCTGGACAAGTGTACCAAGTGTTCGAGAGAATTCTGTTCTTCAATCAACTTTCGGCGGCATACACGTGTTCATCGCCGAACCCTCAAAGTAGACAAG GATTTTCCCAAGAATAGAGACCATCTTGCCGCATTCTGGAACAAA CTGACTGTGGATGAGGCCAGCACAGTTTTGTCTTTGTCCAACGTTGTTGTAGAG GGTGTCACCGGTTCATCAATTTTAACAACACTATCATCATGGATGTGTAAGCCAGGGTACGCTTCATTGCCAATGGCATATGCAAGAGCTGGCAGTGAGCTTCTG GATTTGATTCAAACAAAGGTTTCAATGCAGTTGCCTGTGTCATCGAATGAACTATTTAGTGTTCTCGATGAAGCAAGTGAGAAAACATTTCTTTGCACAAACACAGCTGCTTGTATACAAAAGTTTTTGTTTGATGGAGAGGCAAACAAAATTGCAACTGAGTTGAAAAATGTTGTTGCATGCGCTAGTTACATGCTCGAACAAAAGCTG CAACAGGTTGAAGCATGGTGTGCTGATAAGGCTGCTGAAGCATTAAGATGCCAGAAGTTGCTggtggaggaagaggaagctgCTCAGAAAAG GCAAGCCGAACTGATGGAAAGGAAGCGAATGAAGAAACTTAGGCAGAAAGAACAGAGGTTAAAAGACCTCAAGGACGAGAATGTGACGATTCAGTTACCTGAAATCATGGATGACACAGCATGTTCTCCTGGCATTCAAAGTTTCAAGACTATTTCAGATCCTGACCTTTATGAGCAAGAAAAGTCACAATATATTGAATTTCCAGCACCAGTTACTTCAGAAACTGGCAATGGGTTTAATGTGGACCTATCGGTAGAAGATGTCAGCTGTGACTCAGCGCCTGAAATGGATAAAGGTGTTGTGTTAAGGAAACAAGTTATTTCAAGGCATCATTTAGGCAAAACAGAGAAACTTGCTGAAAATAGCTTTGTGTCTGGTTCCGCAGTTGCTTCAAAGCAAGCAGCTTTAGCGAGACCTTCAACTTACAGGGATGCAAATGTCTGTTGCTCGCCAAATAGAAACAAAACTTGGGCACGGAAAGTGCCAGCTGAGATTGGAAACCAGTGTCCAAAACATGGGTTAGATGTAGATGATGAACACAACATGGCTCCTAGCAAAAACTCTCGTGTGCTAATAGGATCTATAAGTGTTGCAATTGAAGATGGTAGTGAACACTTGAATGACTCTCGTTCCAAGAATGACCCAGCCCCTCCCAGTTCCAAGATTGTGAAACATGCATCAGTCAATGTGGTGCGGCTGGTTAACCATAAGGAAAACAGAAATGAAGGCATTTCTAATAGTGATGGCAATAGTGCGCCAGCTGACGGGAACCGTTCTTGCTTCAGTAGTATGACAGATGAAAGCAGTCATTCAACCTGCCGCAGTGCAGATTTCACAGAGGGTGAACATTTACGACGAACCATGTTTTCCAGTAAAGAAGCTACATCCTTCCTTTCTCAAA GGTGGAAAGAAGCAATTGCAGCTGATCATGTGAAACTTGTTTTGTGTCATGACAAGTGA
- the LOC112879646 gene encoding uncharacterized protein LOC112879646 isoform X2: protein MEMGASRKSSHVTTKDSAETARDIISTSSQIQSMKVPDAVAAIAQAAAKANGETEKYLPGWPLFSPPKVQLDKCTKCSREFCSSINFRRHTRVHRRTLKVDKDFPKNRDHLAAFWNKLTVDEASTVLSLSNVVVEGVTGSSILTTLSSWMCKPGYASLPMAYARAGSELLDLIQTKVSMQLPVSSNELFSVLDEASEKTFLCTNTAACIQKFLFDGEANKIATELKNVVACASYMLEQKLVEAWCADKAAEALRCQKLLVEEEEAAQKRQAELMERKRMKKLRQKEQRLKDLKDENVTIQLPEIMDDTACSPGIQSFKTISDPDLYEQEKSQYIEFPAPVTSETGNGFNVDLSVEDVSCDSAPEMDKGVVLRKQVISRHHLGKTEKLAENSFVSGSAVASKQAALARPSTYRDANVCCSPNRNKTWARKVPAEIGNQCPKHGLDVDDEHNMAPSKNSRVLIGSISVAIEDGSEHLNDSRSKNDPAPPSSKIVKHASVNVVRLVNHKENRNEGISNSDGNSAPADGNRSCFSSMTDESSHSTCRSADFTEGEHLRRTMFSSKEATSFLSQRWKEAIAADHVKLVLCHDK from the exons ATGGAGATGGGTGCATCTAGAAAATCCAGTCATGTTACCACCAAGGACAGTGCAGAAACAGCAAGGGACATCATCTCCACGTCCAGCCAAATCCAATCCATGAAGGTCCCGGACGCGGTTGCCGCGATTGCCCAGGCTGCTGCAAAGGCAAATGGTGAGACTGAAAAAT ATCTTCCAGGCTGGCCATTATTCTCGCCTCCAAAGGTGCAGCTGGACAAGTGTACCAAGTGTTCGAGAGAATTCTGTTCTTCAATCAACTTTCGGCGGCATACACGTGTTCATCGCCGAACCCTCAAAGTAGACAAG GATTTTCCCAAGAATAGAGACCATCTTGCCGCATTCTGGAACAAA CTGACTGTGGATGAGGCCAGCACAGTTTTGTCTTTGTCCAACGTTGTTGTAGAG GGTGTCACCGGTTCATCAATTTTAACAACACTATCATCATGGATGTGTAAGCCAGGGTACGCTTCATTGCCAATGGCATATGCAAGAGCTGGCAGTGAGCTTCTG GATTTGATTCAAACAAAGGTTTCAATGCAGTTGCCTGTGTCATCGAATGAACTATTTAGTGTTCTCGATGAAGCAAGTGAGAAAACATTTCTTTGCACAAACACAGCTGCTTGTATACAAAAGTTTTTGTTTGATGGAGAGGCAAACAAAATTGCAACTGAGTTGAAAAATGTTGTTGCATGCGCTAGTTACATGCTCGAACAAAAGCTG GTTGAAGCATGGTGTGCTGATAAGGCTGCTGAAGCATTAAGATGCCAGAAGTTGCTggtggaggaagaggaagctgCTCAGAAAAG GCAAGCCGAACTGATGGAAAGGAAGCGAATGAAGAAACTTAGGCAGAAAGAACAGAGGTTAAAAGACCTCAAGGACGAGAATGTGACGATTCAGTTACCTGAAATCATGGATGACACAGCATGTTCTCCTGGCATTCAAAGTTTCAAGACTATTTCAGATCCTGACCTTTATGAGCAAGAAAAGTCACAATATATTGAATTTCCAGCACCAGTTACTTCAGAAACTGGCAATGGGTTTAATGTGGACCTATCGGTAGAAGATGTCAGCTGTGACTCAGCGCCTGAAATGGATAAAGGTGTTGTGTTAAGGAAACAAGTTATTTCAAGGCATCATTTAGGCAAAACAGAGAAACTTGCTGAAAATAGCTTTGTGTCTGGTTCCGCAGTTGCTTCAAAGCAAGCAGCTTTAGCGAGACCTTCAACTTACAGGGATGCAAATGTCTGTTGCTCGCCAAATAGAAACAAAACTTGGGCACGGAAAGTGCCAGCTGAGATTGGAAACCAGTGTCCAAAACATGGGTTAGATGTAGATGATGAACACAACATGGCTCCTAGCAAAAACTCTCGTGTGCTAATAGGATCTATAAGTGTTGCAATTGAAGATGGTAGTGAACACTTGAATGACTCTCGTTCCAAGAATGACCCAGCCCCTCCCAGTTCCAAGATTGTGAAACATGCATCAGTCAATGTGGTGCGGCTGGTTAACCATAAGGAAAACAGAAATGAAGGCATTTCTAATAGTGATGGCAATAGTGCGCCAGCTGACGGGAACCGTTCTTGCTTCAGTAGTATGACAGATGAAAGCAGTCATTCAACCTGCCGCAGTGCAGATTTCACAGAGGGTGAACATTTACGACGAACCATGTTTTCCAGTAAAGAAGCTACATCCTTCCTTTCTCAAA GGTGGAAAGAAGCAATTGCAGCTGATCATGTGAAACTTGTTTTGTGTCATGACAAGTGA
- the LOC112879646 gene encoding uncharacterized protein LOC112879646 isoform X3, which yields MEMGASRKSSHVTTKDSAETARDIISTSSQIQSMKVPDAVAAIAQAAAKANDLPGWPLFSPPKVQLDKCTKCSREFCSSINFRRHTRVHRRTLKVDKDFPKNRDHLAAFWNKLTVDEASTVLSLSNVVVEGVTGSSILTTLSSWMCKPGYASLPMAYARAGSELLDLIQTKVSMQLPVSSNELFSVLDEASEKTFLCTNTAACIQKFLFDGEANKIATELKNVVACASYMLEQKLQQVEAWCADKAAEALRCQKLLVEEEEAAQKRQAELMERKRMKKLRQKEQRLKDLKDENVTIQLPEIMDDTACSPGIQSFKTISDPDLYEQEKSQYIEFPAPVTSETGNGFNVDLSVEDVSCDSAPEMDKGVVLRKQVISRHHLGKTEKLAENSFVSGSAVASKQAALARPSTYRDANVCCSPNRNKTWARKVPAEIGNQCPKHGLDVDDEHNMAPSKNSRVLIGSISVAIEDGSEHLNDSRSKNDPAPPSSKIVKHASVNVVRLVNHKENRNEGISNSDGNSAPADGNRSCFSSMTDESSHSTCRSADFTEGEHLRRTMFSSKEATSFLSQRWKEAIAADHVKLVLCHDK from the exons ATGGAGATGGGTGCATCTAGAAAATCCAGTCATGTTACCACCAAGGACAGTGCAGAAACAGCAAGGGACATCATCTCCACGTCCAGCCAAATCCAATCCATGAAGGTCCCGGACGCGGTTGCCGCGATTGCCCAGGCTGCTGCAAAGGCAAATG ATCTTCCAGGCTGGCCATTATTCTCGCCTCCAAAGGTGCAGCTGGACAAGTGTACCAAGTGTTCGAGAGAATTCTGTTCTTCAATCAACTTTCGGCGGCATACACGTGTTCATCGCCGAACCCTCAAAGTAGACAAG GATTTTCCCAAGAATAGAGACCATCTTGCCGCATTCTGGAACAAA CTGACTGTGGATGAGGCCAGCACAGTTTTGTCTTTGTCCAACGTTGTTGTAGAG GGTGTCACCGGTTCATCAATTTTAACAACACTATCATCATGGATGTGTAAGCCAGGGTACGCTTCATTGCCAATGGCATATGCAAGAGCTGGCAGTGAGCTTCTG GATTTGATTCAAACAAAGGTTTCAATGCAGTTGCCTGTGTCATCGAATGAACTATTTAGTGTTCTCGATGAAGCAAGTGAGAAAACATTTCTTTGCACAAACACAGCTGCTTGTATACAAAAGTTTTTGTTTGATGGAGAGGCAAACAAAATTGCAACTGAGTTGAAAAATGTTGTTGCATGCGCTAGTTACATGCTCGAACAAAAGCTG CAACAGGTTGAAGCATGGTGTGCTGATAAGGCTGCTGAAGCATTAAGATGCCAGAAGTTGCTggtggaggaagaggaagctgCTCAGAAAAG GCAAGCCGAACTGATGGAAAGGAAGCGAATGAAGAAACTTAGGCAGAAAGAACAGAGGTTAAAAGACCTCAAGGACGAGAATGTGACGATTCAGTTACCTGAAATCATGGATGACACAGCATGTTCTCCTGGCATTCAAAGTTTCAAGACTATTTCAGATCCTGACCTTTATGAGCAAGAAAAGTCACAATATATTGAATTTCCAGCACCAGTTACTTCAGAAACTGGCAATGGGTTTAATGTGGACCTATCGGTAGAAGATGTCAGCTGTGACTCAGCGCCTGAAATGGATAAAGGTGTTGTGTTAAGGAAACAAGTTATTTCAAGGCATCATTTAGGCAAAACAGAGAAACTTGCTGAAAATAGCTTTGTGTCTGGTTCCGCAGTTGCTTCAAAGCAAGCAGCTTTAGCGAGACCTTCAACTTACAGGGATGCAAATGTCTGTTGCTCGCCAAATAGAAACAAAACTTGGGCACGGAAAGTGCCAGCTGAGATTGGAAACCAGTGTCCAAAACATGGGTTAGATGTAGATGATGAACACAACATGGCTCCTAGCAAAAACTCTCGTGTGCTAATAGGATCTATAAGTGTTGCAATTGAAGATGGTAGTGAACACTTGAATGACTCTCGTTCCAAGAATGACCCAGCCCCTCCCAGTTCCAAGATTGTGAAACATGCATCAGTCAATGTGGTGCGGCTGGTTAACCATAAGGAAAACAGAAATGAAGGCATTTCTAATAGTGATGGCAATAGTGCGCCAGCTGACGGGAACCGTTCTTGCTTCAGTAGTATGACAGATGAAAGCAGTCATTCAACCTGCCGCAGTGCAGATTTCACAGAGGGTGAACATTTACGACGAACCATGTTTTCCAGTAAAGAAGCTACATCCTTCCTTTCTCAAA GGTGGAAAGAAGCAATTGCAGCTGATCATGTGAAACTTGTTTTGTGTCATGACAAGTGA